The nucleotide sequence AAGGGCTGGGCGGGGCTGTGGATGCGCGTGGAGGGCGCGGACCCCAAGCAGCCGCTCGCCTTCGACAACATGCAGTCGCGCGCCCTGGTGGGCACCCACGGCTGCAAGCGCTACGACGTGGTGCTGGACGTGCCCAAGGAGGCCACCTCCATCATGGCGGGCCTCATCATGAGCGGCACCGGCCAGGCGTGGCTCGGCGGCGTGCGCTTCGAGACAGTGGACGCGTCGGTGAAGACCACGGACCTGCTCGCCACCCCGCAGCCCCTGCCCTCCGGCCCCCAGGGCCTGGAAGATGGCCCCCGGCCCAAGGCGAACACGCCCCTGGGCAGGGTCGGCACCGCCTGGTTCGACACGCAGCGCGTGCAGACGGCGACGCCGCTCATGCTCGGCAAGGGCCCCTCATGGAAGGGCGAATTCGGCGACGAGCTCTTCGAGCACGGCATCGAGGTGAACGGCACCTACGAGCGGCGGGACCTTTCGGTGAAGGTGCGCGCTGGCGGCTCCGCCACCCTCATCGAGGGCACCTGGGGCGGAGAACCGCTGTTCATCCGGCTCGCGTCGGACTCGCTCCGCATCCGCTGGGGCGTCGACGACCAGCGCTTCGAACGGGACCTGGCTGCTCCCACGCAGCAGGGATGCAACGCGTACCGGCAGACCACGGGGCGCTTCGAACGGCAGTGGCTGGAGGTATGCGGCGTGGCGCTCGCCACCCGGCCGCCGCTCACGCAGCTCGTGGCGGCGTTCCTGTCCGGTGGCGTGCGGGCCGGAGCCTCGCGAGGCCCCCTCCCCATGCCCAGGCTGCCGGTGCGCTCGGCCCAACCGTACGACTCGTCCGGCCGGAACGTGCCCTCCTCCCAGCTCCAGTGAGGCAGAGCGAAGGCGGAAGGTTCCCACCTTCCGCCGCTCCGCGCTTCACTCAGAACGCGAAGTCGCGCTCCAGCGTCTCCTGCCCGGCCTGCACCGTGAGGTGGGCCGCGTGCGCGCCGGTGGCCGCCGCCGTGGACAGGTCGAAGGACAGCCCCTCCGGTCCCTGCGTCGGCTTGAGCGACGGACGCCCGGGCGACAGGAACACGGCGGCCGTCACGGCGCGCGTGCCCAGGGGCTGCACCAGAAGCCGCACCCGCTGACGCTCGCGAACCAGCACCACGCGGAAGTCGCGCCGCTCCTCCAGCACCTCGCGGTGCTCCGGCAGGCGGGCCGCGCTGGGGCGCCGGGCCATGTCCGCGCGGGAGTCGCGCGCCGCGCGCGGAACCTGCGCGCCTTCCTCGTCCAATTCCAGCGCCTCGTCGATGGCGGCGTCGCCCTCTTCCAGCGCCAGCACGGCCTGGGCGCACTCACCGCAGCCGGCCGTGTGGGCCTCCACGCGCTCGCGCTCCTCGCGGCTCATCTCGCCGGAGTCCAGCCGCCACAGCTCGTCATCCGTGAGGTGGCGGCGCGGGGGCGTGTCCACCACCGCCGTGTCCGCCCGGTCCGCGCGACAGCTGGCGCAGTCCTTCAGGTGCTCCGGGTCCTTCATGGGGCGGCCCGTCCAGGACGCCACCAGGTCATCACAGCTGGCCCTCGCGGAGAACCACCAGGCGCCGGGGCGCTCCACGGGGTCCAGCAGGTCGCGCTCGGCGCGGCGCTCGGTGTTGAGCGGGATGAACCAGCGCGCCCGGGAGCGCAGCGAGGAGTCCAGGTGGCCCAGCGCCCCGAGAAAGCGCTCACGAGCGGCGCTCGCGTCCCCGTCCAGCGGGCCCTTCAACATCTCCCAGGTGACGAGCGCGCGGGCGGCGGAGGCGGCCCGGTCCCGGGCGGCCAGTCCTTCCAGCGCGGACGCGCGCCACAGCTCCGCTTCTTCACCCTCCTCGCCCAGCGCCACCTCCATCGACTCCTCGGCGGCACGCAGGAGCAACGGCTGGAGCGCCTGCGGTTTCTGCTGGGCAAGCCAGGCTTCCACTTCGGGGCGGCCCAGGCCCTTCAAGGCCTCTTCCACCCCGTCGGTGCCGAGCCGGTCCGAGCGGCGCAGCACATCCCCCACCACCTCCAACAGCTCACCCACCGAGAGGGGGCCCGCGCCCAGGCGCGCGTACCGGGCCTGGTAGCGGGACAGCGCGTCGCCCTTCATCGCGACATCCCGGGCGAGGCGGAAGTCATCAGACTCCCGCGAGACGTCACGACGGCTCCTCCGGCAGTCCGTCCCGCTGCAACTCCAGCAGGTACAAACGCAGGTATGCCTGGGCGCGGCTGACGCGCTTGTACGAGTTCACCACGCTGATGTTCAAACGACGTGCGCATTCCTCGTGATCCTCCACGTCCTCGTGGTGATAGAGCTCCCATGCGGAAGCCTCCTTTGGATGCTCCTGCTGGAGCCTGGCGTAGGCGGCCCAATACAGCTCCTGCGCCTCGGCGCGCTCTTCGCGACGCCGTGCGCCCTCCACCGCCCGGGCCACCTCGGACGGGGTCTCTTCCATGACGTCGTCGGGCGACACCGGCGCGGGCGCCAGCTCCTCCCGGTGCCGCCGGTAGAAGTCGATGGCAACGTGCTTGACGATGCGCAGGAAGAACGTCTTGGGAGACGCGCTCCTGCCCGGCATCTGCTCGGACACGCCCCGGAACTGATCCAGGCCCCGGTCGAGGAACTTCCCCACCGCGTCCTGGAAGAGCTCGTCGGCGTCCGCCGGCGAACCGCGTCCGTAGCTGCCCTGAATCCGGCCAATGACGTAACGGGCCGGGCGCGCCCACCGCGCGCACAAGGCCCCCAATGGAGTCCCGATGGCCTCGCCTGTGGCGCGCCGCCGGGTCACCTCCGCGAACAATTCCTCATCCGTGAGCTGCTCGTACACCGGAAGACCCTGGAGGCTGTCCCGGGAGGTCCTCGTCCCGAGAGGTTGGGTTACGGGGATGTGGCGCGGCAAATTAACACGTTGCATCCGCGAACAGCCTCCGACTGGTTACCAGAACGCCCGACTCCGGCCCTCCGCGTTTCCTGACACGCTTTTTTCAAAAGCCCGCGGATGACGCGGCGGGTCGCCTCCATAGAGGCCCGGGCAGACTCCTAAGGTCCCGGAAGGAGGCCCGAAAATGGCGCCGTCAGGATTCCGGCCAGGGGGGCGTCCAGGGGCGCATCGCTTTCGAGCGCCCGGCCGAAGAGGCCCTACACGCCGTGGTTCGACTCCACCCCTCCGCTCGCAAGGCGGGGGGACCGCCGGCGGTCCGGCACTGAATTCGTAATTCAGCTTTCCGGCTTCCTCACTCGGGCGCTCACTTTTTCCCTCCTCACTCCAGGCAGCCCTTCCGGGCATGCCTCCGTCCCGAAAGGGGGATGACCGCCATGACCGCTCGCACCCAGACGACCCTTCCGGAGACGCAGCGAGGACCGGCCGAGCGCCTGCTCGACGTGGTGCTCGGTGGCTCCGCCCATCTGTGGCACCACCGCCCTGGCCTGGATGTGAACGGCACCTGGGTGGCCGTCGCCGGTGCGGACGCGAAGGCCCTGTCGCGCGGCCGCAAGGCGGCGCCCGGCCTGTTCGTGCCCGCCGCGGTGAAGCTGTACGGCCAGCTGCTGGAGCTCTACCGCCTCAACCCGACGCTGATGGCGCACTTCGCGTCGTACGCGCTGACGCAGACGGACTGGCGCGACCTGAAGGTGGCCACCTGCGCGCTGATGCTGGTGCAGGAGCACGCGGGCCAGCCCGTGCGCGACGGCCAGGGCACCATCGCCTTCCACGACGACG is from Corallococcus exiguus and encodes:
- a CDS encoding anti-sigma factor family protein, with amino-acid sequence MKGDALSRYQARYARLGAGPLSVGELLEVVGDVLRRSDRLGTDGVEEALKGLGRPEVEAWLAQQKPQALQPLLLRAAEESMEVALGEEGEEAELWRASALEGLAARDRAASAARALVTWEMLKGPLDGDASAARERFLGALGHLDSSLRSRARWFIPLNTERRAERDLLDPVERPGAWWFSARASCDDLVASWTGRPMKDPEHLKDCASCRADRADTAVVDTPPRRHLTDDELWRLDSGEMSREERERVEAHTAGCGECAQAVLALEEGDAAIDEALELDEEGAQVPRAARDSRADMARRPSAARLPEHREVLEERRDFRVVLVRERQRVRLLVQPLGTRAVTAAVFLSPGRPSLKPTQGPEGLSFDLSTAAATGAHAAHLTVQAGQETLERDFAF
- a CDS encoding AraC family transcriptional regulator yields the protein MTLRTRLPGLLLALWTPFAAAQTPPAVATTALTSTATAASEATSPKASPTSSGAKTAATARPDTSAPKASPPPPTSAPAPRPGAEVASVTTAPAASTPQSSATAPATSGGMPAAPDATRTKLPQGWYVTESAPQHYEAGVDESSPCEGTRSAFLRSRTQATDSFGTFMQAFSAQDFRGKRLRFSAAVRHQDVKGWAGLWMRVEGADPKQPLAFDNMQSRALVGTHGCKRYDVVLDVPKEATSIMAGLIMSGTGQAWLGGVRFETVDASVKTTDLLATPQPLPSGPQGLEDGPRPKANTPLGRVGTAWFDTQRVQTATPLMLGKGPSWKGEFGDELFEHGIEVNGTYERRDLSVKVRAGGSATLIEGTWGGEPLFIRLASDSLRIRWGVDDQRFERDLAAPTQQGCNAYRQTTGRFERQWLEVCGVALATRPPLTQLVAAFLSGGVRAGASRGPLPMPRLPVRSAQPYDSSGRNVPSSQLQ
- a CDS encoding RNA polymerase sigma factor; translation: MYEQLTDEELFAEVTRRRATGEAIGTPLGALCARWARPARYVIGRIQGSYGRGSPADADELFQDAVGKFLDRGLDQFRGVSEQMPGRSASPKTFFLRIVKHVAIDFYRRHREELAPAPVSPDDVMEETPSEVARAVEGARRREERAEAQELYWAAYARLQQEHPKEASAWELYHHEDVEDHEECARRLNISVVNSYKRVSRAQAYLRLYLLELQRDGLPEEPS